A genomic region of Denticeps clupeoides chromosome 17, fDenClu1.1, whole genome shotgun sequence contains the following coding sequences:
- the LOC114766540 gene encoding gastricsin-like has translation MKSLVLVLAVAIMAEAIKVPIMRGKSVREKMREQGIELPYVDPGLKFQPPEIIAASGAAAMNIYYDTYYYGSISIGTPPQTFPVLYDTGSANLWVDSVYCNSQSCNVHSKFNPQQSSTFRNSGSTTQIVYGAGGVDLMLGYDTVNVGGISVQNQVVGLSTSAQLSPTPFAGVVGLAYPSDAAGGQPTLMDTMMQQGLLQYDIVAFYLAPPGQSGSEMCFGEVDNSRYQGQITWTPVTTGYWWQINIQGFAVNNQESGWCSQGCPSMVDTGTLQVTMPQQYFSYLMQNIGAQQNSGSYYVDCSQVNNLPTLTFTIGGTAFPLSPSAYIQNNNGYCMVGITPTYLNDQNGNPLWILGDVFLTQYYSVFDRANNRVGFAPAA, from the exons ggtGCCCATCATGAGGGGTAAGTCCGTACGGGAGAAGATGAGAGAGCAGGGCATCGAGCTGCCGTACGTGGATCCTGGTCTCAAGTTCCAGCCTCCTGAAATCATCGCTGCTTCAGGAGCCGCAGCCATGAACATCTACTATGAC ACCTACTACTACGGCTCCATCAGCATCGGAACTCCACCACAGACCTTCCCAGTGCTGTATGACACCGGCTCGGCCAACCTGTGGGTGGATTCGGTCTACTGCAACAGCCAGTCCTGCA acgTGCACTCGAAATTTAACCCGCAGCAGTCCTCCACCTTCCGGAACAGCGGCTCGACGACGCAGATCGTCTACGGAGCAGGAGGAGTGGACCTGATGCTGGGATACGACACGGTCAAC GTGGGTGGCATCAGCGTCCAGAACCAGGTAGTCGGTCTGAGCACCAGCGCGCAGCTGAGCCCCACCCCCTTCGCCGGCGTGGTGGGCCTGGCGTACCCGTCTGATGCTGCAGGCGGACAGCCCACGCTGATGGACACCATGATGCAGCAGGGCCTGCTGCAATACGACATCGTGGCGTTCTACCTGGCACC CCCCGGTCAGTCCGGCAGTGAGATGTGCTTCGGAGAGGTCGACAACAGCAGGTACCAGGGCCAGATCACCTGGACGCCGGTGACGACTGGCTACTGGTGGCAGATCAACATTCAGGG CTTTGCCGTCAACAACCAGGAATCTGGCTGGTGCAGCCAGGGCTGCCCCTCCATGGTGGACACGGGCACCCTGCAAGTCACGATGCCCCAGCAGTACTTCAGCTACCTGATGCAGAACATCGGCGCCCAGCAGAACTCCGGCTCC TACTACGTCGACTGCAGCCAGGTGAACAACCTGCCCACCCTCACCTTCACCATCGGAGGAACGGCCTTCCCGCTCTCCCCTTCGGCCTACATCCAGAAC AACAACGGATACTGCATGGTGGGCATCACCCCGACCTACCTGAACGACCAGAACGGCAACCCGCTGTGGATTCTGGGAGACGTGTTCCTCACCCAGTACTACTCCGTGTTCGACCGTGCCAACAACCGCGTGGGCTTCGCTCCGGCGGCGTAG